A single region of the Drosophila miranda strain MSH22 chromosome 2, D.miranda_PacBio2.1, whole genome shotgun sequence genome encodes:
- the LOC108157394 gene encoding zinc transporter ZIP1: MNQTQVNNFLKCFLQIDGSNSHWTARHDEDGEADHDHEHDEEHDLEHDDDTSGVLIAKVTAMVVLCFASTICGSIPFLLNRCYRWTENQTNARSAIVVKCLLYFGGGVLLATTFLHLLPEVQEVVEELQECGVIGELTFPLAELLMCCGFFLMYFIEEAMHTYVDRHQQDPAGAAFERGHSIRNSHLLKANEPSAPPANGASNAPSEMGTLSVQNLLQNDLEQQKFGAKQQQALPHDSHMHHHGHSHGHGHGHSHLPVVMDDASSADMLTSSLRGLFIVSALSLHELFEGMAIGLESSASSVWFMFGAVSAHKLVLAFCVGVELIVARTRFTLAILYVLTFAVVSPLGIGIGILISNGQETGPNLASAILQGFACGTLIYVVFFEILSKNRSGLRAYLALFVGFLVMFGLQQISASGGHGHSHSHSSCSASTDDHQETETRSGSGGHSHDHEHDHDHAHAHLPPHHNHAEELAAVHNYEQQLQVLRQVTQKLLEGAHPKKDV; encoded by the exons ATGAATCAAACGCAAGTGAATAATTTTCTGAAATGCTTCCTGCAAATTGatggcagcaacagccactGGACGGCGCGTCACGACGAGGATGGGGAGGCTGATCACGATCACGAGCACGACGAGGAGCACGATCTCGAGCACGACGATGACACGAGTGGAGTGCTCATAGCCAAGGTGACCGCGATGGTGGTGCTCTGCTTTGCCAGCACCATCTGCGGATCCATACCCTTCCTGCTCAATCGCTGCTACCGCTGGACGGAGAACCAGACGAATGCCCGATCGGCGATAGTGGTCAAGTGCCTCCTGTACTTTGGCGGAGGAGTCCTGCTGGCCACCACCTTCCTTCACCTGTTGCCAGAAGTCCAGGAGGTGGTGGAGGAACTTCAGGAGTGCGGCGTCATTGGGGAGCTCACCTTCCCGCTGGCGGAGCTTCTCATGTGCTGCGGCTTCTTCCTGATGTACTTCATCGAGGAGGCCATGCACACGTATGTGGACAGGCACCAGCAGGATCCGGCCGGAGCGGCCTTCGAGCGGGGACACAGCATCCGCAACAGCCATCTGCTCAAGGCGAATGAGCCCAGTGCTCCGCCAGCAAATGGAGCCAGCAATGCGCCGTCCGAGATGGGAACCCTCTCCGTGCAGAATCTTCTGCAGAACGATCTCGAGCAGCAGAAGTTTGGGGCCAAACAGCAGCAGGCCCTCCCCCATGACAGCCACATGCACCATCATGGCCACAGCCATGgccacgggcacgggcacagCCACCTGCCCGTCGTAATGGACGATGCCTCCTCTGCGGACATGCTGACATCCTCCCTGCGCGGACTCTTCATCGTCTCCGCCTTGTCCCTTCACGAACTCTTCGAGGGCATGGCCATTGGCCTGGAGAGCTCCGCCAGCTCCGTGTGGTTCATGTTCGGAGCCGTGTCCGCCCACAAACTGGTGCTGGCCTTCTGTGTGGGCGTGGAGCTGATTGTGGCCCGCACTCGCTTCACCCTCGCCATCCTGTACGTGCTGACATTCGCCGTTGTCAGTCCCctgggcattggcattggtATCTTGATCAGCAATGGCCAGGAGACGGGTCCCAATCTGGCGTCGGCCATTCTGCAGGGTTTTGCCTGCGGCACCCTCATCTATGTGGTGTTCTTCGAGATCCTGTCGAAGAACCGGTCCGGACTGCGCGCCTACCTGGCCCTATTTGTGGGCTTCCTCGTCATGTTCGGCCTCCAGCAGATCA GCGCCAGTGGAGGACACGGCCACAGCCATAGCCACAGCAGCTGCTCGGCCAGCACAGATGATCACCAAGAGACTGAGACCAGGTCGGGTTCGGGAGGTCACTCACATGACCACGAGCACGACCATGatcacgcccacgcccacctGCCCCCACATCACAATCACGCCGAGGAGCTGGCCGCTGTCCACAATtacgagcagcagctgcaggtcCTGCGGCAGGTGACTCAAAAACTTCTTGAAGGAGCACACCCCAAGAAGGACGTTTAG